The nucleotide window CAAAAAGGTGCTGTATATTGAAGATGAACCCGATATTCGGGCGGTAGCTGAAATCGCGCTGCAACAGATCGGCGGTTTAGTCTTGAAATGTTGTGCCAGCGGCCCCGAGGGGCTCGAATCCATCAGCGATTTCGATCCCCAACTGATTCTTCTCGACGTGATGATGCCAGGCATGGATGGGCCAACCGTATTGGCGCACATCAGGGAGAACACAGACTACCAGCATATTCCCGTCGTGTTTATTACAGCCAAGGTCCAAGCTGCAGAAGTCGAAGAC belongs to Spongiibacter tropicus DSM 19543 and includes:
- a CDS encoding response regulator codes for the protein MSELKKVLYIEDEPDIRAVAEIALQQIGGLVLKCCASGPEGLESISDFDPQLILLDVMMPGMDGPTVLAHIRENTDYQHIPVVFITAKVQAAEVEDLMKLGAFAVISKPFSPMEIAGQLRDIWKDFCRA